TTAGTGAGAAACCGGAGAAGCTCATGTCCACACGACGTAGATTGTCCGCGCTCGTCACCGCGGTGTTAGCGGTGCTGGCCCTCTCCGTGGCCGGTGCACCTGCGCAGGCTGCGGGCTTCAGCCCGATCAACGTCTGGAACTCGAGCCACTGTCTCGACAATGCCACCGAGAACGCCGCGAAGCTCCATATGTGGTCGTGCACCGGTGGTTCCGAGCAGAAGTGGCTCGCAGGGTTCAATACCCAGACCGGCCTGTTCACCTTCACCAACCAGCGCACGGGCCGGTGCATCACCGCGCCGGCCTCCGGGGCGGGGACGGTCACGATGGCGTTCTGCAACGCGGCCGCGACCACCCAGCAGTGGCGCGT
The DNA window shown above is from Streptomyces sp. NBC_01142 and carries:
- a CDS encoding RICIN domain-containing protein; protein product: SEKPEKLMSTRRRLSALVTAVLAVLALSVAGAPAQAAGFSPINVWNSSHCLDNATENAAKLHMWSCTGGSEQKWLAGFNTQTGLFTFTNQRTGRCITAPASGAGTVTMAFCNAAATTQQWRVFFADNPNGPPSGWYQVWQNVSSGLCLSTPSVRNGTLLQTTVCDPSHQYYRWHQQ